One Catharus ustulatus isolate bCatUst1 chromosome 2, bCatUst1.pri.v2, whole genome shotgun sequence genomic window carries:
- the LAMP1 gene encoding lysosome-associated membrane glycoprotein 1, producing MARGLLAAAALLGFLQASSSFEVKDPSGKVCIIADLTVAFSVEYKISGKKEFVQFFLPQNASVASQSSCGKGNTSHPVLVLDFGAGHSLSLNFSESADKYQVEEFVFHYNLSDATLFPNSTAGDVKTVSHKSIIQAQMGTKYRCINSKHINMKNVNVTFSNVTLEAYLTNGTLSVNKTECAEDMISTTTIVPTTPKHTTQVPTPAPTPTSSPSNPAVGKYNVTGPNGTCILAYMGLQLNITYPKKDGKMGLDLLNFLPPNTTSSGKCDNSFALLNLTFEKAKVVFHFALNASAEKFFLQGVSVRTTLPPEAKNPSFEASNSSMSELRASVGNSYKCSSEENLQVTDQALLNVFNVQIQIFKIDGDKFGPVEECQLDENNMLIPIIVGAALAGLVLIVLIAYLIGRKRSHAGYQTI from the exons ATGGCCCGGGGGCtgctggcggcggccgccctgCTCG gCTTTTTACAGGCTTCCTCTTCATTTGAAGTGAAAGATCCAAGTGGTAAAGTCTGCATAATTGCTGATTTGACAGTAGCCTTCTCAGTGGAATACaaaatcagtgggaaaaaaGAG TTTGTACAATTTTTTCTTCCGCAAAATGCTTCAGTAGCCTCACAGAGCTCATGTGGTAAAGGCAACACATCTCATCCAGTTCTGGTATTGGATTTTGGAGCAGGACATTCATTAAGCCTGAATTTCTCAGAATCTGCAGACAAGTACCAAGTTGAAGAGTTTGTTTTCCACTACAATCTGTCAGATGCAACTTTATTCCCAAATTCAACTGCAG GAGATGTGAAGACTGTATCACATAAAAGTATTATTCAGGCACAAATGGGCACAAAATACAGATGCATCAACTCCAAGCACATCAATATGAAGAATGTGAATGTTACTTTTAGCAATGTCACTTTGGAAGCCTATCTCACAAATGGCACTTTAAGTGTGAACA agacagaaTGTGCTGAAGATATGATCTCTACTACTACTATAGTGCCTACAACTCCTAAACACACTACCCAAGTTCCAACACCTGCCCCAACACCAACATCATCACCCTCAAATCCTGCAGTTGGTAAATACAATGTGACTGGTCCAAATGGAACGTGTATACTTGCATACATGGGCTTACAACTTAATATCACCTATCcaaaaaaagatggaaag ATGGGTTTGGATTTGCTGAATTTCTTACCACCTAATACAACTTCTTCTGGGAAATGCGACAATTCATTTGCCTTGTTGAACCTGACCTTTGAGAAAGCGAAGGTTGTCTTCCACTTTGCATTG aATGCAAGTGCTGAAAAATTCTTCCTGCAAGGTGTGAGTGTAAGAACGACCCTGCCTCCTGAAGCAAAAA ATCCAAGCTTTGAAGCATCAAACAGCAGCATGAGTGAGCTGAGAGCTTCAGTGGGGAACTCCTACAAGTGCAGTTCTGAGGAGAATCTGCAGGTCACGGACCAAGCCCTTCTCAATGTATTTAATGTTCAGATCCAGATTTTCAAGATTGATGGAGACAAATTTGGACCAG tGGAAGAATGTCAGCTGGATGAAAATAACATGCTGATCCCTATAATAGTTGGTGCAGCCCTTGCTGGTCTTGTTCTAATTGTCTTGATTGCTTACCTGATTGGCAGAAAGAGGAGCCATGCCGGATATCAAACAATTTAA